The following are from one region of the Sandaracinus amylolyticus genome:
- a CDS encoding FecR family protein — protein sequence MKIGIDRLADAASRRAVPPARDAEAVIREALIVGRARSRAAARRRRAMIASGVVIAVAAAAVLAWAPRAPEVVVAPEGVMELALGAHRIDATAGTRIASSRPEPQRAVWRLGEGAALFDVAPLGVGGAFEVRTPHATVHVRGTVFAVSVEARGTRVEVFEGRVEVHDAHGTRALAAGESYATSAQVRVPEVLASRGALAAQRRLEADAREQHEDVDRVATPRDDTPVHAPSEEAPAVRRARAEPAIDLAHVRALCDRGEFEAALSAIASARPPRAERGDWAMLEGDAHRALGHTVDAAGAYERAASSLTPTRAALAGFLAAAQRERAGDLDAALAVLDRTHAAERGSPLEERALAMRASLLARLGRDEDAAITARAYLAGFPGGEARARMEALLAE from the coding sequence ATGAAGATTGGGATCGATCGGCTCGCCGACGCCGCGTCGCGACGCGCGGTACCGCCCGCGCGCGACGCCGAAGCCGTGATCCGCGAGGCGTTGATCGTCGGGCGCGCACGATCGCGCGCGGCGGCGCGCCGTCGTCGCGCGATGATCGCGAGCGGCGTCGTGATCGCCGTCGCCGCGGCGGCCGTGCTGGCGTGGGCGCCGCGCGCGCCCGAGGTCGTGGTCGCGCCGGAGGGCGTGATGGAGCTCGCGCTCGGTGCGCATCGCATCGACGCGACCGCGGGCACGCGCATCGCGTCGTCGCGCCCGGAGCCCCAGCGCGCGGTGTGGCGCCTGGGCGAGGGCGCGGCGCTCTTCGACGTGGCGCCGCTCGGGGTCGGCGGCGCGTTCGAGGTGCGCACGCCGCACGCGACGGTGCACGTGCGCGGCACCGTGTTCGCGGTGAGCGTCGAGGCGCGCGGCACGCGCGTCGAGGTGTTCGAAGGACGCGTCGAGGTGCACGACGCGCACGGCACGCGCGCGCTGGCCGCGGGCGAGTCGTACGCGACGAGCGCGCAGGTGCGCGTGCCCGAGGTGCTCGCGTCGCGGGGCGCGCTCGCCGCGCAGCGCAGGCTCGAAGCGGACGCGCGCGAGCAGCACGAGGACGTCGATCGGGTCGCGACGCCGCGCGACGACACGCCGGTGCATGCCCCGAGCGAGGAAGCGCCGGCGGTGCGTCGTGCTCGGGCCGAGCCCGCGATCGATCTCGCGCACGTCCGCGCGCTCTGCGATCGGGGCGAGTTCGAGGCTGCGCTCTCCGCGATCGCCTCGGCGCGCCCTCCGCGCGCCGAGCGCGGCGACTGGGCGATGCTCGAGGGCGACGCCCATCGCGCGCTCGGGCACACCGTCGATGCCGCGGGCGCGTACGAGCGCGCCGCCTCGAGCCTGACGCCGACGCGCGCCGCGCTCGCGGGCTTCCTCGCGGCGGCGCAGCGCGAGCGCGCGGGGGATCTCGACGCTGCGCTCGCGGTGCTCGATCGCACCCACGCCGCGGAGCGCGGCTCGCCGCTCGAGGAGCGCGCGCTCGCGATGCGTGCCTCGCTGCTGGCGCGGCTCGGGCGCGACGAGGACGCCGCGATCACCGCGCGCGCCTATCTCGCGGGCTTCCCCGGCGGTGAAGCGCGCGCGCGCATGGAGGCGCTGCTCGCCGAGTGA
- a CDS encoding RNA polymerase sigma factor: protein MWPFRRAREDARESVDEQVLRDLLADARRWIARYAGPRADLDDLVQESMIELVVALERFRGDSSVRTYAHRIVLRTTARELAKRRTTRAHIELVGEIEREGQGGDPERALSDRRTMARFYEALSALSEKRRNAFVLCAIEKLAHDEAAAIEGVSVETLRARLKHARADLERALAGDPLLGSYVAGGER, encoded by the coding sequence GTGTGGCCCTTCCGGCGGGCGCGCGAGGACGCGCGCGAGAGCGTCGACGAGCAGGTGCTGCGCGATCTGCTCGCGGACGCGCGCCGCTGGATCGCGCGGTACGCCGGGCCGCGCGCCGATCTCGACGACCTCGTGCAGGAGTCGATGATCGAGCTGGTCGTCGCGCTCGAGCGGTTCCGCGGCGACTCGAGCGTGCGCACGTACGCGCATCGCATCGTGCTGCGCACCACGGCGCGCGAGCTCGCGAAGCGCCGCACGACGCGGGCGCACATCGAGCTCGTCGGCGAGATCGAGCGCGAGGGGCAGGGCGGCGATCCCGAGCGTGCGCTCTCGGATCGACGCACGATGGCGCGCTTCTACGAGGCGCTCTCCGCGCTCAGCGAGAAGCGACGCAACGCGTTCGTGCTCTGCGCGATCGAGAAGCTCGCGCACGACGAGGCCGCGGCGATCGAGGGCGTGAGCGTGGAGACGCTGCGTGCGCGCCTGAAGCACGCACGCGCGGATCTCGAGCGCGCGCTCGCGGGCGATCCCTTGCTCGGCTCGTACGTCGCGGGAGGTGAGCGATGA
- a CDS encoding acyl-CoA dehydrogenase, which produces MQLELTEEQKMVQQMARDFATREVEPKARELDKDGRWPTELVARMAELGLMGVAIPEQYGGAGFDNVCYALAIEEISRACASTGVIMSVNNSLVCDPLYKFGSEAQKKEFLAPLASGKLLGCFGLTEPASGSDASHMETVAEDKGDHWIVNGAKNWITNGPHADVILLFAAHDRSLGAKGTVSLIIPKGTPGFTLNPRDHKLGIHAAHSCTVFFENVKVPKAQMLGEPGMGFKIAMSTLDGGRIGIASQALGIARAAFEKAVEYSKVRKAFGEPIANKQAIQFMIADMATELDAARLLTHRAAWMKDQGARHSQQSAMAKLFASEASTRIAHKAIQIHGGYGYSTEYDVERHYRDARITEIYEGTSEIQRIVIAANALKA; this is translated from the coding sequence ATGCAGCTCGAGCTCACCGAAGAACAGAAGATGGTCCAGCAGATGGCGCGCGACTTCGCGACTCGCGAGGTCGAGCCCAAGGCCCGAGAGCTCGACAAGGACGGGCGCTGGCCCACCGAGCTCGTCGCGCGCATGGCCGAGCTCGGGCTGATGGGCGTCGCGATCCCCGAGCAGTACGGCGGAGCGGGCTTCGACAACGTCTGCTACGCGCTCGCGATCGAGGAGATCTCGCGTGCCTGCGCGAGCACCGGCGTGATCATGTCGGTGAACAACTCGCTCGTCTGCGACCCGCTCTACAAGTTCGGCAGCGAGGCGCAGAAGAAGGAGTTCCTCGCGCCCCTCGCGAGCGGAAAGCTGCTCGGCTGCTTCGGCCTCACCGAGCCCGCGAGCGGCAGCGACGCGTCGCACATGGAGACCGTCGCGGAGGACAAGGGCGATCACTGGATCGTCAACGGCGCGAAGAACTGGATCACCAACGGCCCCCACGCCGACGTGATCCTGCTCTTCGCCGCGCACGACCGCTCGCTCGGCGCCAAGGGCACGGTCTCGCTGATCATCCCGAAGGGCACGCCGGGCTTCACGCTGAACCCGCGCGATCACAAGCTCGGCATCCACGCCGCGCACTCGTGCACCGTGTTCTTCGAGAACGTGAAGGTGCCGAAGGCGCAGATGCTCGGCGAGCCCGGCATGGGCTTCAAGATCGCGATGTCGACGCTCGACGGGGGCCGCATCGGCATCGCGTCGCAGGCGCTCGGCATCGCGCGCGCCGCGTTCGAGAAGGCGGTCGAGTACAGCAAGGTGCGCAAGGCCTTCGGCGAGCCGATCGCGAACAAGCAGGCCATCCAGTTCATGATCGCCGACATGGCGACCGAGCTCGACGCGGCGCGGCTGCTCACCCACCGCGCGGCGTGGATGAAGGACCAGGGCGCGCGTCACTCGCAGCAGTCGGCGATGGCGAAGCTCTTCGCGTCCGAGGCGTCGACCCGGATCGCGCACAAGGCCATCCAGATCCATGGCGGGTACGGCTACTCGACCGAGTACGATGTCGAGCGTCACTACCGCGATGCGCGCATCACCGAGATCTACGAGGGCACGAGCGAGATCCAGCGGATCGTGATCGCGGCCAACGCGCTGAAGGCGTGA
- a CDS encoding penicillin-insensitive murein endopeptidase, whose amino-acid sequence MRWPSRIACAASAALVVLATTLAAGGDAGAQERDPLASDGAARDDGRIARAGDVSRRVRREERPRAAALPVEGSVSVGRHNTGRLLGGREIVESEHVRLKHPNGDQHHGTDELVTLLERSAATVASQFPGSRLTVGDLSRRRGGRFRPHRSHRSGRDVDVGFYVVDTSGQLVYHDRFVDFRPDGTTRANPDWRFDDARNWALVAAMVGQDDAPVQYMFVARWLKQRLLDHAASIGAPQELIDRAAAILDQPSRGGRHEDHFHVRIYCPASDRPRCVDDAPWHAWVARPSAEELAQMRAADSSRRAERARTRRRADREEARRRERRRARRAAAAAASEMQEIPGG is encoded by the coding sequence GTGCGATGGCCGTCCCGCATCGCGTGCGCTGCCTCGGCGGCGCTCGTCGTCCTCGCGACCACGCTCGCTGCCGGCGGTGACGCCGGCGCGCAGGAGCGCGATCCACTCGCCAGCGATGGCGCGGCTCGAGACGATGGTCGCATCGCGCGCGCCGGAGACGTCTCGCGTCGCGTGCGTCGCGAGGAGCGCCCCCGCGCGGCCGCGCTGCCCGTCGAGGGGAGCGTCTCGGTGGGGCGCCACAACACCGGACGTCTGCTCGGGGGTCGCGAGATCGTCGAGTCCGAGCACGTGCGGCTCAAGCATCCGAACGGGGATCAGCACCACGGGACCGACGAGCTCGTGACGCTGCTCGAGCGCTCCGCGGCCACGGTCGCGTCGCAGTTCCCCGGCTCGCGTCTCACCGTCGGGGATCTCTCGCGTCGTCGCGGCGGTCGCTTCCGCCCGCATCGCTCGCACCGCAGCGGTCGCGACGTCGACGTCGGCTTCTACGTCGTCGACACCTCGGGGCAGCTCGTCTATCACGATCGCTTCGTCGACTTCCGCCCGGACGGCACGACGCGCGCGAACCCCGACTGGCGCTTCGACGACGCGCGGAACTGGGCGCTCGTGGCCGCGATGGTCGGCCAGGACGACGCGCCGGTGCAGTACATGTTCGTCGCGCGCTGGCTCAAGCAGCGCCTGCTCGACCACGCCGCGAGCATCGGCGCGCCGCAGGAGCTCATCGATCGCGCGGCCGCGATCCTCGATCAACCGAGCCGCGGCGGGCGCCACGAGGATCACTTCCACGTGCGCATCTACTGCCCCGCGAGCGATCGACCGCGCTGCGTCGACGACGCGCCGTGGCACGCGTGGGTCGCGCGTCCGAGCGCCGAGGAGCTCGCGCAGATGCGCGCCGCGGACTCGTCGCGTCGCGCCGAGCGAGCACGTACACGTCGTCGCGCGGACCGCGAAGAAGCGCGTCGTCGCGAGCGCCGCCGTGCGCGTCGCGCCGCGGCTGCTGCCGCGAGCGAGATGCAAGAGATCCCCGGCGGCTGA
- a CDS encoding acyl-CoA dehydrogenase family protein, translated as MEFQLEETQRLVQETAREYATRAIAPRAREIDRDAHIPRAVLAGLADIGLLGVNVPEALGGAGAGVVAYSLAMTEVAKACASTAVTMAVSNMVAEVIATFGTDAQRTTYVPRLCDGTLVAGSFALSEPEAGSDPGAMRTTARRDGDEWVLDGSKQWITSGDFAGVFVVWARTGGPGTKGISAFLVEKDTPGLSVGHHEDKMGLRGSSTTALHFDRCRIPASALLGQENGGFKIAMMALDGGRIGIASQALGIGEAALEKGIAYAKERKAFGAPIADKQAIQWMIADARTDLDAARLLTLRAAWLKEKGDVFSQQAAMAKLWSSEAAWRVCDRALQIHGGYGYVKEYDVERHYRDVRVTRIYEGTSEVQRIVISRGAIG; from the coding sequence ATGGAGTTCCAGCTCGAAGAGACGCAGCGCCTGGTGCAGGAGACCGCCCGTGAGTACGCGACGCGCGCGATCGCGCCGCGCGCCCGCGAGATCGATCGCGACGCGCACATCCCGCGCGCGGTGCTCGCCGGTCTCGCCGACATCGGTCTGCTCGGCGTGAACGTGCCCGAGGCGCTCGGCGGCGCGGGCGCGGGCGTCGTCGCGTACTCGCTCGCGATGACCGAGGTCGCGAAGGCGTGCGCGTCGACGGCGGTGACGATGGCCGTGAGCAACATGGTCGCCGAGGTGATCGCGACGTTCGGCACCGACGCGCAGCGCACGACGTACGTGCCGCGCCTCTGCGACGGAACGCTGGTCGCGGGATCGTTCGCGCTCTCGGAGCCCGAGGCGGGCAGCGATCCCGGCGCGATGCGCACGACCGCGCGTCGCGATGGCGACGAGTGGGTGCTCGACGGATCGAAGCAGTGGATCACGAGCGGCGACTTCGCGGGCGTGTTCGTGGTGTGGGCGCGCACCGGCGGCCCGGGCACCAAGGGCATCAGCGCGTTCCTCGTCGAGAAGGACACGCCGGGGCTCTCGGTCGGTCACCACGAGGACAAGATGGGCCTGCGCGGATCGAGCACGACCGCGCTGCACTTCGATCGCTGCCGCATCCCCGCGAGCGCGCTGCTCGGCCAGGAGAACGGCGGCTTCAAGATCGCGATGATGGCGCTCGACGGCGGGCGCATCGGCATCGCGTCGCAGGCGCTCGGCATCGGCGAGGCCGCGCTCGAGAAGGGCATCGCGTACGCGAAGGAGCGCAAGGCGTTCGGCGCGCCCATCGCGGACAAGCAGGCGATCCAGTGGATGATCGCGGACGCGCGCACCGACCTCGACGCAGCGCGCCTGCTCACGCTGCGCGCCGCGTGGCTCAAGGAGAAGGGCGACGTGTTCTCGCAGCAGGCCGCGATGGCGAAGCTGTGGTCGAGCGAGGCCGCGTGGCGCGTCTGCGATCGCGCGCTGCAGATCCACGGCGGCTACGGCTACGTGAAGGAGTACGACGTCGAGCGTCACTATCGCGACGTCCGCGTCACCCGCATCTACGAGGGCACGAGCGAGGTGCAGCGCATCGTGATCTCGCGCGGCGCGATCGGCTGA
- a CDS encoding NAD(P)/FAD-dependent oxidoreductase, producing the protein MSPRENGAPPQDRDVIVVGAGPAGLTAALLLAEKGWHPIVLEADPRYVGGISRTVEYKGYHFDIGGHRFFSKAREVEDFWSRVLPDDMLLRPRKSRIYYRGTFYSYPLKPVEALMKLGLVESTACMLSFAHARLRPIHDPQNVEDWVRNQFGRRLYEIFFKHYTEKVWGMSCRDIKADWAAQRIKSLSLGTAVIEAIKSSLPASKPTGRDQVHTTLIDEFRYPRKGPGQLWEECARKVQAQGGDVRMGARVVSMRRDGARWIVTYDQDGTRHEVSAPNVISSAAIKDVVASLDPAPQPALREAAGSLKYRDFLTVALMIKERDAFDDNWIYIQERDVQVGRIQNFKSWSPEMVPDASTACYGLEYFCFEGDGLWTSKDEDLIALAKKELEHLGLGKAADVFDGCVVRQPKAYPVYDEAYARHVETVRDVVEREHPGLHLVGRNGMHRYNNQDHSMMTAMLTVENIVSGSKRFDPWRVNQDAKYIEAGTHGEEQLIEGGGRSVPRATAR; encoded by the coding sequence GTGAGTCCGAGGGAGAACGGCGCGCCGCCGCAGGATCGCGACGTGATCGTGGTGGGCGCGGGACCCGCGGGGCTGACCGCCGCGCTGCTGCTCGCCGAGAAGGGCTGGCACCCGATCGTGCTCGAGGCCGACCCTCGCTACGTCGGCGGCATCTCGCGGACCGTCGAGTACAAGGGCTATCACTTCGACATCGGCGGGCACCGCTTCTTCTCGAAGGCGCGCGAGGTCGAGGACTTCTGGTCGCGCGTGCTGCCCGACGACATGCTCCTGCGGCCGCGCAAGTCGCGCATCTACTACCGCGGCACGTTCTACTCGTACCCGCTCAAGCCGGTCGAAGCGCTGATGAAGCTCGGCCTGGTCGAGAGCACGGCGTGCATGCTCTCGTTCGCGCACGCGCGGCTGCGTCCGATCCACGATCCGCAGAACGTCGAGGACTGGGTCCGCAATCAGTTCGGGCGTCGGCTCTACGAGATCTTCTTCAAGCACTACACCGAGAAGGTGTGGGGCATGAGCTGCCGCGACATCAAAGCGGACTGGGCCGCTCAGCGCATCAAGAGCCTCTCGCTCGGCACCGCGGTGATCGAGGCGATCAAGTCGAGCCTGCCCGCGAGCAAGCCGACCGGTCGCGATCAGGTGCACACCACGCTGATCGACGAGTTCCGCTATCCGCGCAAGGGCCCGGGGCAGCTCTGGGAGGAGTGCGCGCGCAAGGTGCAGGCGCAGGGCGGCGACGTGCGCATGGGCGCGCGCGTCGTCTCGATGCGCCGCGACGGTGCGCGCTGGATCGTCACCTACGATCAGGACGGCACGCGCCACGAGGTGAGCGCGCCGAACGTGATCTCGAGCGCGGCGATCAAGGACGTGGTGGCGTCGCTCGATCCCGCGCCGCAGCCCGCGCTGCGCGAGGCCGCGGGCTCGCTCAAGTACCGCGACTTCCTCACCGTCGCGCTGATGATCAAGGAGCGCGACGCGTTCGACGACAACTGGATCTACATCCAGGAGCGCGACGTGCAGGTCGGGCGCATCCAGAACTTCAAGAGCTGGTCGCCCGAGATGGTGCCCGACGCGAGCACCGCGTGTTACGGCCTCGAGTACTTCTGCTTCGAGGGCGACGGGCTCTGGACCTCGAAGGACGAGGATCTGATCGCGCTCGCGAAGAAGGAGCTCGAGCACCTCGGGCTCGGCAAGGCGGCGGACGTGTTCGACGGATGCGTCGTGCGTCAGCCCAAGGCCTATCCCGTCTACGACGAGGCGTACGCGCGGCACGTCGAGACCGTGCGCGACGTGGTCGAGCGCGAGCATCCCGGGCTGCACCTCGTGGGTCGCAACGGGATGCACCGCTACAACAACCAGGACCACTCGATGATGACGGCGATGCTGACCGTCGAGAACATCGTGTCGGGGAGCAAGCGCTTCGATCCGTGGCGCGTGAACCAGGACGCGAAGTACATCGAGGCGGGCACGCACGGCGAAGAGCAGCTCATCGAGGGCGGCGGCCGCTCGGTGCCGCGCGCGACCGCGCGCTGA
- a CDS encoding AgmX/PglI C-terminal domain-containing protein gives MDRTGWAAVVLIAAAVAGCGGSSESTETAARGDATAGAERPAERDDGSQITGLLGTIRPDQVDNALQPRMDAFMRCLAPRLSEVEFLGGDVRLSFRIHTDGTVAWVFPSQTTIGDRQAERCVLDVARRARFPRPHGGEAEFTWGFAFDPPEDVRPPTSWEATHIGPALLSGAPDLATRCGVSGVRVTAYVAPGGRVLAAGASAPDAQALESVDCVVDAVRGLTMPDPGSYAAKVTFLVQ, from the coding sequence ATGGATCGAACCGGGTGGGCGGCAGTGGTGCTGATCGCGGCTGCGGTCGCGGGCTGTGGCGGATCGTCGGAGAGCACGGAGACGGCGGCGCGCGGTGACGCGACGGCCGGCGCCGAGCGACCCGCCGAGCGCGACGACGGCAGCCAGATCACGGGCCTTCTCGGTACGATCCGCCCCGACCAGGTCGACAACGCGCTGCAGCCGCGCATGGACGCGTTCATGCGGTGCCTCGCGCCGCGCCTGAGCGAGGTCGAGTTCCTCGGCGGCGACGTGCGCCTCTCGTTCCGCATCCACACCGACGGCACCGTCGCGTGGGTGTTCCCGAGCCAGACGACGATCGGCGATCGCCAGGCCGAGCGCTGCGTGCTCGACGTGGCGCGTCGCGCGCGCTTCCCGCGCCCGCACGGCGGCGAGGCCGAGTTCACGTGGGGCTTCGCGTTCGATCCGCCCGAGGACGTGCGTCCCCCGACGAGCTGGGAGGCGACCCACATCGGTCCGGCGCTGCTGAGCGGCGCGCCCGATCTCGCGACGCGCTGCGGCGTGAGCGGCGTGCGCGTGACGGCGTACGTCGCGCCGGGCGGGCGCGTGCTCGCGGCGGGCGCGAGCGCGCCGGACGCGCAGGCGCTGGAGTCGGTGGACTGCGTGGTCGACGCGGTGCGCGGGCTGACGATGCCCGACCCCGGCTCGTACGCGGCGAAGGTGACGTTCCTGGTGCAGTGA